From a single Desulfosalsimonas propionicica genomic region:
- the glk gene encoding glucokinase — translation MGYGNEKDITVLAGDIGGTKTELALYSSQSGLRRPLAKEKFSSRDYSGLEAIIEKFLSAVDIPIDRAAFGVAGPVVGGRAKITNLPWVMEEAALAQTIGAQSVCLLNDITAFANAVAVLTENDLHVINKASPAAGGTMAVVAPGTGLGEGFLVWDGKGYRAFASEGGHADFAPIGPGQTGLLADLSDRYDHVSYERVCSGMGLANIYQYFKNTGVTGDPDCPARKVPAGEDPVPEIIRSALDKEQPCGLCEKTLEMFVTVLGAEAGNMALKTMATGGVYLGGGIPPRILPLLESESFLNAFVRKGRMAELMKKIRVSVILHPEAALLGAARHAMTAPG, via the coding sequence ATGGGATATGGCAATGAAAAAGACATTACGGTTTTGGCCGGTGATATCGGCGGCACCAAGACAGAGCTGGCCCTGTATTCATCCCAAAGCGGTCTGCGCCGGCCTTTGGCAAAGGAAAAATTTTCCAGCAGGGATTATTCCGGCCTTGAAGCCATCATAGAAAAATTTTTGTCAGCCGTAGACATCCCTATTGACCGGGCCGCTTTTGGCGTGGCCGGCCCGGTTGTGGGCGGGCGGGCAAAAATCACCAATCTGCCCTGGGTTATGGAAGAAGCCGCACTCGCACAAACCATTGGGGCTCAATCTGTCTGCCTGCTAAATGATATTACCGCTTTTGCAAACGCGGTTGCCGTGCTGACTGAAAACGACCTGCACGTGATTAACAAGGCAAGTCCGGCAGCAGGCGGGACCATGGCTGTTGTGGCCCCGGGCACAGGCCTTGGAGAGGGGTTTTTGGTATGGGACGGGAAAGGCTACCGGGCTTTTGCCTCTGAAGGCGGACATGCCGATTTTGCACCCATAGGCCCCGGGCAAACCGGTTTGCTTGCCGACCTGTCAGACCGCTATGATCATGTCAGCTATGAACGCGTTTGTTCCGGCATGGGCCTGGCCAATATTTACCAATATTTCAAAAATACCGGGGTTACAGGAGATCCGGATTGTCCGGCCCGGAAGGTTCCTGCCGGCGAAGATCCGGTCCCGGAGATTATAAGGAGCGCATTGGACAAAGAACAGCCGTGCGGCCTTTGTGAAAAAACCCTTGAGATGTTTGTTACTGTTTTGGGCGCTGAAGCCGGAAACATGGCGCTAAAGACAATGGCCACAGGCGGTGTCTATCTTGGCGGCGGCATACCGCCCCGGATTTTACCGCTTCTGGAAAGCGAAAGTTTTTTAAACGCTTTTGTGCGCAAGGGACGGATGGCTGAACTCATGAAAAAAATACGGGTGTCCGTGATTCTGCATCCCGAGGCGGCCCTGCTGGGCGCGGCACGCCACGCAATGACGGCCCCCGGATAA
- a CDS encoding dihydrolipoyl dehydrogenase family protein, which translates to MAKPYDYDIGIIGGGAAGLTTASGAAQLGAKTLLIEKEKDLGGDCLHFGCVPSKTLINSARAYHTIVNAGKHGLPEVDAPPVDFGCIRDRIKNVISTIQQHDSEERFCGLGAKVEFGNPEFVDAHAVSLNGNSVSAKKWVIATGSSPGAPPVPGLEQAGYITNREIFSLEKLPASMTIIGGGPIAVEMGQAFSRLGTQVTVIERADQILGKEDKDLADELLGLLAASPNLTFHLNAKILSAKDSGGKKEVVFENGKGEEKQVHAETLLVAAGRTPNIGGLALDKAGVDFTGRGITVDARMRTSQNHIFAAGDVTGSFLFTHAAGYEGSIVIANAVFHLPRKADYTFLPWCTYTDPELASIGMNEKSAKQAGISYSVWREDFKDNDRSLAMGNTAGQIKMILDEKENLIGVQILGPNAGDLINEWVAVVAGRVKLSTLASAVHPYPTLGEINKRVAGAYLSPKIFSERMKKGLKFFFALKGRACGKDNE; encoded by the coding sequence ATGGCAAAGCCATACGATTATGACATCGGTATTATCGGCGGCGGGGCTGCGGGGCTGACAACGGCTTCAGGCGCGGCCCAGCTCGGGGCCAAAACCCTTTTGATTGAAAAGGAAAAGGATCTTGGCGGCGATTGCCTGCACTTCGGGTGCGTGCCCAGCAAGACGCTGATTAACTCGGCGCGGGCATATCATACCATTGTCAATGCCGGCAAACACGGATTGCCGGAGGTGGATGCGCCGCCCGTGGATTTTGGCTGCATCAGAGACCGGATAAAAAATGTCATTTCCACGATTCAACAGCATGACTCAGAAGAGCGGTTTTGCGGGCTCGGCGCAAAGGTTGAATTCGGCAATCCGGAATTTGTGGACGCGCATGCGGTTTCCTTAAACGGGAATAGCGTGTCTGCCAAAAAATGGGTCATTGCCACCGGCTCTTCTCCGGGCGCCCCCCCGGTGCCCGGGCTGGAGCAGGCCGGCTATATCACCAACCGGGAAATTTTTTCCCTGGAAAAACTGCCGGCATCCATGACGATCATCGGCGGCGGCCCCATTGCCGTGGAAATGGGGCAGGCATTTTCACGGTTGGGCACACAGGTGACCGTTATCGAACGGGCCGATCAGATCCTGGGCAAGGAGGACAAGGACCTGGCAGACGAACTGCTGGGGCTGCTTGCGGCTTCCCCGAACCTGACTTTTCACCTCAACGCCAAAATCTTATCCGCAAAAGATTCAGGCGGCAAAAAGGAAGTGGTGTTTGAAAACGGCAAGGGAGAGGAAAAACAGGTACATGCCGAAACCCTGCTGGTGGCCGCCGGCAGAACGCCCAACATCGGCGGACTGGCCCTTGATAAGGCCGGGGTCGATTTTACCGGCCGGGGCATTACGGTGGACGCCCGGATGCGCACTTCGCAGAATCACATTTTTGCCGCAGGCGATGTCACAGGATCGTTTTTGTTCACCCATGCCGCGGGATATGAGGGCTCCATCGTGATCGCAAATGCCGTTTTCCATCTGCCCAGAAAAGCCGATTACACCTTTCTGCCCTGGTGTACCTACACGGATCCCGAACTGGCCAGCATCGGCATGAATGAGAAAAGCGCAAAACAAGCAGGCATATCTTACTCGGTATGGCGAGAGGATTTCAAAGACAATGACCGGAGCCTGGCCATGGGCAACACGGCCGGACAAATCAAGATGATCCTCGATGAAAAGGAAAACCTCATCGGCGTCCAGATCCTGGGGCCCAATGCAGGCGATCTCATAAACGAATGGGTTGCGGTGGTAGCCGGCCGGGTCAAGCTGTCCACGCTGGCCTCGGCGGTTCATCCCTATCCCACCCTGGGCGAGATCAACAAGCGCGTGGCCGGCGCATACCTGAGCCCGAAAATTTTTTCCGAGCGCATGAAAAAGGGGCTGAAATTCTTTTTTGCCTTAAAGGGCAGAGCCTGCGGAAAAGACAATGAATAG
- a CDS encoding RNA polymerase sigma factor, with protein MEQIFTEKREVRETDLQLVEDSMQGSRSALEKLVLRHQAWIYNIAFKMVMDHDDASDITQEILIKTIRALPSYDPDKAAFRTWIYRITVNHVLSMKKKKFEHRISDIETYVSLIEKLPEDRYCSHPEKQLLEEEIKIGCMTGMIMCLSRKERMVFILGGIFGIPDTEGSQIMEVSKVNFRKILSRARKKISPHVNGFCGQIDPKNPCRCANKVTAFLSLGMADPEKLRFHHPAKPPIKDVATKKYKQFRKLYYEPFLDLYQQQPFYDPPDTTRWLRDILQQKAFREIFNL; from the coding sequence ATGGAACAGATATTCACGGAAAAACGGGAAGTCAGGGAAACGGATCTGCAGCTCGTAGAAGATTCCATGCAGGGCTCCCGGTCTGCACTCGAAAAACTGGTTTTGCGCCATCAGGCATGGATATACAATATCGCATTTAAAATGGTGATGGATCACGACGATGCCAGCGATATCACCCAGGAAATCCTGATCAAGACAATCCGTGCGCTTCCATCCTATGATCCGGATAAGGCGGCGTTCCGGACATGGATTTACCGGATAACCGTAAACCACGTGCTGAGCATGAAGAAGAAAAAATTCGAGCACAGGATCAGCGACATTGAAACCTATGTCTCTCTTATTGAAAAATTGCCCGAAGACAGGTACTGCTCCCATCCGGAAAAACAACTCCTTGAAGAAGAGATCAAAATCGGCTGCATGACGGGAATGATCATGTGCCTGAGCCGAAAGGAGCGTATGGTTTTCATCCTTGGCGGCATTTTCGGTATCCCGGATACCGAAGGAAGCCAAATCATGGAGGTTTCAAAAGTCAATTTCAGAAAGATACTTTCCCGGGCAAGAAAAAAGATAAGCCCGCATGTAAACGGATTCTGCGGGCAAATCGACCCGAAAAATCCCTGTCGCTGCGCCAACAAGGTAACCGCATTTCTCAGTCTTGGAATGGCAGATCCGGAAAAACTAAGATTCCACCATCCTGCCAAACCCCCTATCAAGGACGTGGCTACGAAAAAATACAAGCAATTCAGGAAACTTTATTATGAACCATTTTTAGATCTATACCAGCAGCAGCCGTTTTACGATCCACCGGATACGACCCGATGGCTCAGGGATATCCTGCAGCAAAAGGCGTTTCGGGAGATTTTCAATCTTTGA
- a CDS encoding DNA methyltransferase, with translation MKLDASGELVLQFEYRPDPEKTGQESVWREKRKAEAVDTILAELKNVKGAEAYYSLLTIPAPTAKDKKRPLLAKYVNQYTSRNTYDYFIHKDLGGFLRRELDFYIKNEVMHLDDIENADAPRVETYLSKIRIIRKIAHKLIDLMAQLEDFQKKLWLKKKFVVETNYCITLDRIPEALYPEIAGNDAQREEWIRLFAIDEMEAEKGIEGMGRPGYTAPVTEDFLKANPYLLVDTRFFGEGFKARLIASIDDFDEQCDGLLIHSENFQALGLLLEKYKRQIQCIYIDPPYNTDAAPIIYKNNYKVSSWNSLFSDRLICSLPMINRNGILCATIDDFQQKELNSIVQDVYGSNSILGTVVIRNNPSGRPIPTGFAVAHEYAIFASHRKGITIDKLPRNEQQNKRYKQKDKLGSFMWELLRKRGSNSRREDARRSYFPFYVSGSNIRLPELRWDEDKEIWEVLEEPKSNEDVVYPIDENGVERNWRWGIDTAVKNVNELKAEKKNGNIIIYYKYRQPSGVTPTTAWITSRYSATEHGTGLVKHFFKEYQPFSYPKSIYAVEDCISVAGIENNEKSICIDYFAGSGTTGHAVINLNRKDNGNRKYILVEMGDYFDTVLKPRIQKVVYSDSWKDGKPTSRDSGVSHCFKYLRLESYEDTLNNLKTDENPSRNQVLADNPALKEDYLLHYMLDVETRGSQSLLNIDAFTDPCAYRLKVKIPGSDQYVKRHVDLIETFNYLIGLRVIHTDAPRAFDAVFIRQPDPELPEGGKSRLAVDGKLKQDENGPWWFRKIQGWVPADPSHPDNGQKEKVLIVWRKLTGDPEKDNLMLDEWFSKIRSNSRDLEFDTIYVNGGNNLPNLRKEVENWQVRLIEEEFMRRMWDTREV, from the coding sequence GTGAAACTGGATGCATCCGGCGAACTGGTGCTTCAGTTCGAATACCGGCCGGACCCGGAAAAAACCGGGCAGGAAAGTGTGTGGCGGGAAAAACGAAAGGCCGAAGCCGTTGATACCATCCTTGCCGAATTGAAAAACGTAAAAGGCGCGGAAGCCTATTACAGCCTGCTCACCATCCCGGCGCCCACTGCAAAGGACAAGAAACGCCCGCTTCTGGCGAAATATGTTAACCAGTACACCTCCCGTAACACCTATGATTATTTTATTCACAAGGACCTTGGCGGTTTTTTACGCCGGGAGCTTGATTTTTACATCAAAAACGAGGTCATGCACCTCGATGACATTGAAAACGCCGATGCCCCGCGCGTGGAAACCTATCTTTCCAAAATCCGCATTATCCGCAAAATCGCCCATAAACTGATCGATCTCATGGCCCAGCTGGAGGATTTCCAGAAAAAACTCTGGCTGAAAAAGAAATTCGTGGTGGAGACCAACTACTGTATCACCCTGGATCGCATTCCCGAAGCACTGTACCCCGAAATCGCCGGCAACGATGCCCAAAGAGAAGAATGGATACGGCTGTTTGCCATCGATGAGATGGAGGCGGAAAAGGGCATCGAGGGGATGGGTCGGCCCGGGTATACGGCACCGGTAACGGAGGATTTCTTAAAAGCCAATCCCTATCTGCTAGTGGATACGCGGTTTTTCGGTGAGGGGTTTAAAGCCCGTTTGATAGCCTCAATAGATGATTTTGATGAACAGTGCGACGGGCTGCTGATTCATTCAGAGAATTTTCAGGCCTTAGGGTTGTTATTAGAAAAGTATAAAAGACAAATACAATGTATTTACATTGACCCACCATATAACACTGATGCGGCACCAATCATTTACAAAAATAATTACAAAGTATCGTCTTGGAATTCGTTATTCTCAGATCGATTGATCTGCTCACTACCAATGATAAATAGAAATGGAATTCTATGTGCAACTATTGATGATTTTCAGCAAAAGGAGTTAAATTCAATCGTTCAAGATGTTTATGGCTCTAACTCTATACTTGGTACAGTTGTCATTAGAAACAATCCATCAGGGCGACCGATTCCAACAGGATTTGCAGTTGCTCATGAATATGCAATTTTTGCTTCACATCGTAAGGGAATCACCATCGATAAATTGCCACGCAACGAGCAGCAAAATAAAAGGTATAAGCAAAAAGATAAATTAGGGAGTTTTATGTGGGAGTTGTTGAGGAAAAGAGGGTCAAATTCGAGAAGGGAGGATGCGAGAAGATCTTATTTTCCATTCTATGTAAGTGGATCAAATATAAGGTTGCCCGAACTAAGATGGGATGAAGATAAAGAAATCTGGGAAGTTTTAGAAGAACCAAAATCAAATGAAGATGTCGTTTACCCAATAGATGAAAATGGGGTTGAAAGGAATTGGAGATGGGGCATTGATACGGCAGTAAAAAATGTTAATGAATTGAAAGCTGAGAAAAAAAACGGAAACATAATCATATATTATAAATATCGTCAACCTTCGGGAGTTACCCCTACAACGGCATGGATTACATCGAGATATTCAGCAACTGAACACGGAACAGGCTTGGTCAAACATTTTTTCAAAGAATACCAGCCATTTTCATATCCTAAATCAATTTATGCAGTTGAAGATTGTATTAGTGTTGCAGGCATAGAAAATAATGAAAAAAGCATATGCATAGATTACTTCGCCGGCTCAGGCACTACCGGCCACGCAGTGATCAATCTCAACCGCAAAGACAACGGCAACCGCAAATACATCCTCGTCGAAATGGGCGACTATTTCGACACGGTGTTAAAACCCCGCATCCAGAAAGTCGTATATTCCGATTCCTGGAAAGACGGCAAGCCTACTTCCCGGGATTCCGGCGTATCCCATTGTTTCAAATATCTCCGACTGGAATCCTATGAAGACACGCTCAACAATCTGAAGACGGATGAAAATCCTTCCCGAAATCAGGTCCTTGCCGATAATCCGGCATTGAAAGAAGACTATCTGCTACATTACATGCTGGATGTGGAAACCCGGGGGAGCCAGTCCCTGCTCAATATTGATGCCTTCACTGATCCATGCGCCTACCGGCTCAAGGTCAAAATTCCGGGAAGCGACCAATACGTTAAGCGCCATGTGGATCTTATAGAAACCTTTAACTACCTGATCGGTCTGCGCGTCATTCACACGGATGCCCCCCGGGCATTTGACGCCGTATTTATCCGGCAGCCCGACCCCGAATTGCCGGAAGGGGGGAAATCCCGCCTGGCTGTTGACGGCAAACTCAAGCAAGACGAAAACGGCCCCTGGTGGTTCCGAAAAATCCAAGGCTGGGTGCCGGCGGACCCGTCCCATCCTGACAACGGGCAGAAGGAAAAGGTGCTGATCGTCTGGCGCAAGTTAACCGGTGATCCGGAAAAAGACAACCTGATGCTCGATGAATGGTTTTCCAAAATCCGGAGCAACTCCCGGGACCTGGAATTTGACACCATTTATGTCAACGGCGGCAACAACCTGCCCAACCTGCGCAAGGAAGTAGAAAACTGGCAGGTCCGCCTGATTGAAGAAGAATTCATGCGTCGCATGTGGGATACCCGGGAGGTGTAA
- a CDS encoding TVP38/TMEM64 family protein — translation MKIPDTKKLAVIGVIVIIVVLFFALDLQQYMNLSYIKESRENFQALLAQYPVLVSGAFLIIYVGVTALSLPGAAVMTLAGGALFGFWIGLVLVSFASTIGATLACAVARYLFRDWTKQKMGTWYDKINAGIKKEGAFYLFTLRLIPAIPFFAINLALALTEMRLWTFYWVSQVGMLAGTAVFINAGNQLGQISKMGDILSPSLIISFVILGIFPLAVKKIVNFVRAKTGKAKVDPDAAKL, via the coding sequence ATGAAAATTCCGGATACCAAAAAACTCGCCGTTATCGGCGTGATTGTGATCATTGTCGTGCTGTTTTTCGCCCTGGACCTGCAGCAGTACATGAACCTGTCCTACATCAAAGAGTCCAGGGAAAATTTTCAGGCCCTGCTTGCACAATACCCTGTTCTGGTTTCAGGTGCGTTTTTGATCATCTATGTCGGGGTTACGGCGTTGAGCCTTCCGGGTGCGGCGGTCATGACACTGGCGGGCGGGGCTCTTTTCGGATTCTGGATCGGCCTTGTCCTTGTCTCCTTTGCCAGCACCATCGGTGCAACCCTTGCGTGCGCGGTGGCCAGATACCTGTTTCGGGACTGGACAAAACAAAAAATGGGCACGTGGTATGACAAAATCAATGCGGGCATTAAAAAGGAAGGCGCATTTTATTTGTTTACCCTGCGCCTGATTCCGGCAATTCCGTTTTTTGCCATCAACCTGGCCCTGGCCTTAACCGAGATGCGGCTATGGACATTTTACTGGGTTTCCCAGGTGGGAATGCTTGCGGGCACAGCCGTTTTTATCAATGCTGGCAACCAGTTGGGACAGATCAGCAAAATGGGCGACATTCTTTCACCCTCGCTGATCATCTCCTTTGTGATTCTCGGCATTTTTCCCCTTGCGGTGAAAAAAATCGTCAATTTTGTCCGGGCAAAAACCGGCAAAGCAAAGGTGGACCCGGATGCGGCAAAACTCTGA
- a CDS encoding flavodoxin family protein, with the protein MKVLGVSGSPIENSNTDRAVKTVLEATGAETEFFKLSDLEIEPCRACLGCVDTNECVIGDDGNMLAEKAKQANGLVVGGYTPYSSIDARTKVFLERLYPLRHKHGFMSGKSGVAVVTCAIPQDCEGLPPACESGANSIFYYMMEEGMNFLGSVKITGNIPCIRCGYGDTCEMAGLKMIFGPEATVDTVGVNTFEAQPDTEKAARDLGAGLRDAIMKQA; encoded by the coding sequence ATGAAAGTTCTGGGAGTATCCGGATCACCGATTGAAAACAGCAACACAGACCGGGCTGTGAAAACCGTGCTGGAAGCCACGGGCGCGGAAACCGAGTTTTTTAAGCTCAGTGACCTTGAAATCGAACCCTGCCGGGCCTGTCTGGGATGCGTGGATACAAATGAATGTGTTATCGGCGATGACGGCAATATGCTGGCTGAAAAAGCCAAACAGGCAAACGGCCTTGTGGTCGGCGGGTATACCCCTTATTCGAGCATTGACGCCCGGACCAAGGTGTTTCTCGAAAGGCTGTATCCGCTTCGGCACAAGCATGGATTCATGAGCGGGAAATCCGGTGTGGCCGTGGTGACATGCGCGATTCCGCAAGACTGTGAAGGCCTGCCTCCGGCTTGCGAAAGCGGTGCCAACAGCATTTTTTATTACATGATGGAAGAAGGCATGAATTTTCTGGGATCCGTGAAAATCACGGGCAACATTCCCTGCATCCGCTGCGGCTATGGAGACACATGCGAAATGGCCGGACTGAAAATGATTTTCGGCCCGGAGGCAACGGTGGATACAGTGGGCGTAAACACATTTGAAGCCCAGCCTGACACTGAAAAGGCCGCCAGAGACCTGGGTGCCGGCCTGCGCGATGCCATAATGAAACAAGCCTGA
- the pgi gene encoding glucose-6-phosphate isomerase: MTPHIPYLTARPAWKALESHFNDIGDVHLRTLFADDSERGRRLTAQAAGLYLDYSKNRVTDETMGLLVELAKQSGLQDRIAAMFSGEKINITENRAVLHVALRASRQTAIMVDGENVVDRVHAVLDKMADFSGRLRSGEWKGHTGRPIRNVVNIGIGGSDLGPVMAYEALQHYSDRSMTFRFVSNIDGTDVTETLRDLDPAETLFIVASKTFTTQETMTNAQTARDWLVKGLGGDKDAVARHFAAVSTNAGKVAEFGIDTANMFEFWDWVGGRYSMASAIGLSTMVAIGPEGFYGLLEGMRQMDEHFRTADFGHNLPVLMGLLTVWYANFFGAPTVAVLPYEQHLNRFPAYLQQLTMESNGKHVTLDGTAVDYQTSPVYWGEPGTNGQHSFYQLIHQGTRLIPCDFIAFAQSLNPVGRHHDILMANVFAQAEALAFGKTAGEVRAEGTADWLVPHRVFGGNRPSTTILAERLTPEALGKLVALYEHSVFTQGVIWDIDSFDQWGVELGKQLAARILPELDTNTEPGHDSSTNNLIRRYREMK; encoded by the coding sequence ATGACCCCACACATCCCGTATCTCACCGCACGGCCGGCCTGGAAGGCACTGGAAAGCCACTTCAATGACATCGGTGACGTGCACCTGCGCACGCTGTTTGCCGACGATTCAGAGCGCGGCCGGCGTTTGACAGCCCAGGCCGCCGGCCTGTACCTCGATTACTCGAAAAATCGCGTCACCGATGAAACCATGGGGCTTTTGGTGGAGCTGGCAAAACAGTCCGGTCTGCAGGACCGGATTGCGGCCATGTTTTCCGGTGAAAAAATCAACATTACGGAAAACCGCGCTGTCCTGCACGTGGCCCTGCGCGCTTCGCGCCAAACCGCCATTATGGTTGACGGCGAAAATGTTGTTGATCGCGTCCACGCGGTCCTTGACAAGATGGCGGATTTCTCCGGCCGGCTCCGGAGCGGTGAGTGGAAGGGGCACACCGGCAGACCGATTCGAAATGTCGTCAACATCGGCATCGGCGGATCAGATCTCGGCCCGGTCATGGCCTATGAGGCGCTTCAGCATTACAGCGACCGGTCCATGACTTTCCGGTTTGTGTCCAACATCGACGGCACGGATGTCACAGAGACTCTCCGTGACCTGGACCCGGCGGAAACCCTGTTTATCGTGGCGTCCAAGACGTTTACCACCCAGGAGACCATGACCAATGCGCAAACCGCCCGTGACTGGCTGGTCAAGGGGCTTGGCGGCGACAAAGATGCGGTGGCCCGGCATTTTGCGGCAGTATCGACAAATGCCGGCAAGGTGGCGGAATTCGGCATTGACACCGCCAATATGTTTGAATTCTGGGACTGGGTCGGCGGACGTTATTCCATGGCCTCGGCCATCGGCCTGTCCACAATGGTTGCCATCGGCCCGGAGGGCTTTTACGGCCTGCTCGAGGGCATGCGGCAGATGGACGAGCATTTCCGCACCGCTGATTTCGGGCACAATCTGCCGGTGCTCATGGGGCTTTTGACCGTGTGGTACGCCAACTTTTTCGGCGCACCCACTGTTGCAGTTCTGCCTTACGAGCAGCATTTGAACCGGTTTCCAGCCTACCTGCAGCAGTTGACCATGGAGAGCAACGGCAAGCATGTCACGCTTGACGGCACTGCGGTTGATTACCAGACCAGCCCCGTGTACTGGGGTGAGCCCGGTACCAACGGTCAGCATTCCTTTTACCAGCTCATTCACCAGGGCACCCGGCTCATTCCCTGTGATTTTATCGCATTTGCCCAATCGCTCAATCCCGTGGGCCGACATCACGACATTCTTATGGCAAATGTTTTTGCCCAGGCAGAGGCGCTGGCCTTTGGCAAGACAGCCGGGGAGGTCAGGGCCGAGGGCACGGCTGACTGGCTGGTGCCCCACCGGGTCTTTGGCGGCAATCGCCCGTCCACCACGATTCTTGCCGAACGGCTCACCCCGGAGGCGCTCGGAAAACTCGTTGCCCTTTACGAGCACAGCGTTTTTACCCAGGGCGTGATCTGGGATATTGATTCATTTGACCAGTGGGGTGTGGAACTGGGCAAACAACTCGCCGCCCGCATCCTGCCTGAACTCGATACAAACACCGAACCCGGACACGACAGTTCAACAAACAATCTGATCCGGCGTTACCGGGAGATGAAATAA
- a CDS encoding peroxiredoxin — translation MPIRKLSLLFTLFLFLSACASLGGEKQPHNINDFAHDFTLPDQDGNLVRLSDTLDNYQGAVIAFYPKDDSRNUTAEFVEFQQNISEFESRQIRVLGISNDSVASHRKFIEKHDLDDLTLLSDEDGKITGIYNADHWLLPVASRVYIIVNKDGRIVYRKNKGIFLLKNQTETLLQAIDEQL, via the coding sequence ATGCCGATCAGAAAGTTGTCTTTGCTTTTCACTCTGTTTTTATTTCTCAGCGCCTGTGCTTCTCTGGGCGGGGAGAAACAACCCCATAACATCAATGATTTTGCTCATGATTTCACACTGCCGGATCAGGACGGCAACCTTGTGCGCCTAAGCGATACACTGGACAATTACCAGGGCGCAGTGATCGCTTTTTATCCAAAAGACGACAGCCGAAACTGAACTGCTGAATTTGTTGAGTTTCAACAAAACATCAGCGAATTTGAATCGCGGCAAATCAGGGTTCTGGGAATCAGCAACGACTCCGTGGCATCGCACCGGAAATTTATCGAAAAACACGATCTTGACGATCTCACGCTCCTGTCAGACGAGGACGGAAAAATAACCGGGATCTACAATGCCGACCATTGGCTGTTGCCTGTGGCCAGCCGGGTCTACATTATTGTGAACAAGGACGGCAGGATCGTCTACAGGAAAAACAAAGGTATTTTTCTCTTAAAAAACCAGACAGAGACACTTTTGCAAGCAATCGACGAACAGCTGTGA